In Electrophorus electricus isolate fEleEle1 chromosome 6, fEleEle1.pri, whole genome shotgun sequence, a single genomic region encodes these proteins:
- the LOC113575245 gene encoding odorant receptor 131-2-like, with protein MAETNSTNNQLLFIYNQAYRVDFDAVTGIKIAVVMLLCSFFIYINCIMLFALKSKTAFYETPRYILFAHMLLSDSILLLTTTAMYAMSLALVSVAKGICSLLVLISNCTNGITPLTLAVMSLERYMAICFPLRHSSIATQRNTGIALGVIWFLSSVNIMSDLLYELITDPNHLFKITFCTRQKLFVNNWQVDKAQVFDVLYFVSVALIIIFTYISIIITARSVSNNKGSAKKAYKTVLLHFVQLGLCVTSFLFATIEKMLYLMTGSGNSLFIHLRYLNFLIVLILPRCLSPLIYGLRDEAVRPLFQYYFCYISKKVKPAVEVH; from the coding sequence ATGGCAGAGACCAACAGTACAAATAACCAACTGCTATTCATCTACAATCAAGCCTACAGGGTGGACTTTGACGCTGTCACTGGAATTAAAATTGCAGTTGTGATGCtactttgttcatttttcatttatataaacTGCATCATGCTTTTTGCTCTAAAGAGCAAGACTGCCTTTTATGAGACACCCCGCTACATTCTGTTTGCTCACATGCTTCTCAGCGACTCCATCCTCCTGTTAACCACTACTGCAATGTATGCCATGTCTCTTGCTCTTGTCAGTGTAGCCAAAGGCATCTGTTCACTGTTAGTCCTCATCTCCAATTGCACAAATGGGATCACCCCTCTCACCCtggctgtgatgtcactggagCGCTACATGGCTATCTGCTTCCCACTGAGGCACAGCAGTATTgccacacagagaaacacaggcaTTGCCCTAGGAGTCATTTGGTTCCTCAGCTCAGTGAACATAATGTCAGACTTGCTATATGAGCTCATCACTGATCCCAACCATTTATTTAAGATCACTTTTTGCACAAGACAGAAACTTTTTGTGAACAACTGGCAAGTCGATAAGGCTCAAGTATTTGATGTCCTTTATTTTGTCTCAGTGGCACTGATCATTATTTTCACTTACATCAGCATTATAATCACAGCCAGGTCTGTTTCTAACAATAAAGGATCTGCTAAGAAAGCTTACAAGACTGTCCTTCTGCATTTCGTTCAGCTGGGTCTGTGCGTCACCTCTTTTCTCTTTGCTACCATAgagaaaatgctttatttgatGACTGGAAGTGGTAACTCTTTGTTTATACATTTACGTTACCTGAACTTCCTTATCGTCCTGATCCTACCACGCTGCTTGAGCCCTCTCATATATGGGCTGAGAGATGAAGCTGTACGACCCCTATTCCAATATTATTTCTGCTATATTTCAAAGAAAGTTAAACCTGCAGTTGAGGTACATTGA
- the LOC113575227 gene encoding odorant receptor 131-2-like — MAGNNESITNDLMYNQLLKVNLNIGNTSKLVVAMLMPMISVYVNCIMFYCLMGKRIFKETPRYILFAHMLFNDSVHLLLTTLLYIFTLAFFKLAKTVCSLLIILATTTFRNTPLNLALMSLERYVAICFPLRHVEIATQKRTFIAVVFIWFLGSVNILCDVLYAAVMDPNFYSVQMYCSREQIFIKPWQLKVYNGLNVFYFVSVTIIIMFTYISIIITARSVFSNKDSAKKAHQTVLLHLIQLGLCLTSFLYGTIETALYMLVGIDGLLFSHLRFLNYLFILVMPRSLSPLIYGLRDDAVKPLFKYYFCYHSRRFQTSVNAY, encoded by the coding sequence ATGGCAGGAAATAATGAAAGCATAACAAATGACTTAATGTATAACCAATTACTCaaagtgaatttaaatataGGAAACACATCAAAATTAGTAGTGGCCATGCTAATGCCTATGATTTCTGTATATGTTAATTGCATCATGTTCTATTGTCTTATGGGCAAACGCATATTTAAAGAGACTCCACGTTATATTCTTTTTGCCCACATGCTTTTCAATGACTCTGTCCACCTCCTTCTCACCACTTTGTTGTATATTTTTACTCTGGCCTTCTTTAAGCTGGCTAAAACTGTTTGTTCCCTCCTAATCATTCTAGCCACTACAACATTTCGTAATACACCTTTAAACCTGGCTTTGATGTCACTGGAGCGTTATGTAGCCATTTGCTTTCCTCTCAGACACGTTGAAATAGCCACTCAGAAAAGGACTTtcattgctgttgtttttatttggttcCTGGGCAGTGTGAACATTTTGTGTGATGTCCTTTATGCCGCAGTAATGGACCCTAACTTCTACTCTGTACAGATGTATTGCAGTCGGGAACAAATATTCATAAAACCATGGCAACTCAAAGTATACAATGGACtcaatgtgttttattttgtgtcagTGACAATTATTATCATGTTTACTTACATCAGCATTATTATCACAGCCAGGTCTGTTTTCTCCAACAAAGACTCTGCTAAGAAGGCCCACCAGACTGTGCTGCTACATCTCATTCAGCTGGGCCTGTGCCTCACCTCCTTTCTGTATGGAACCATTGAGACAGCACTTTATATGTTAGTTGGAATTGATGGTTTGTTATTTAGCCACTTACGCTTTCTGAACTATCTGTTCATCCTGGTCATGCCCCGCAGCCTGAGTCCACTCATCTATGGGCTCAGAGATGATGCTGTAAAACCCTTGTTCAAATATTACTTCTGCTACCACTCAAGAAGGTTCCAGACCAGTGTAAATGcatattga
- the ppme1 gene encoding protein phosphatase methylesterase 1, giving the protein MEKQLHLNLLASRPPMAGGLQSGAKMRMGPGRKRDFSPLPWSQYFETMEDVEVENENSKDTFRLYGSGAHGPVLLLLHGGGHSALSWAVFTGVICSRINCRVVAMDLRAHGDTKVKNSEDLSAETMAKDVGKVVEALYGENPPPIMMIGHSMGGAIAVHTAAANHIPSLLGLCVIDVVEGTAMDALNSMQNFLRSRPKTFKSVENAIEWSVKSGQIRNIESARVSMVGQVKKCEEPMVSPGISKSISEGIIEEEEEDEEGSESNHKRKKEDDQEAKKESVYTWRIELSKTEKYWDGWFRGLSSLFLSCPVPKLLLLAGIDRLDKDLTIGQMQGKFQMQVLPQCGHAVHEDAPEKVADALATFMVRHKFTQFKEGFP; this is encoded by the exons ATGGAGAAACAGTTGCATTTGAATTTGTTAGCTTCAAGACCCCCAATGGCAGGAGGTTTGCAGTCTGGGGCTAAAATGAGAATGGG ACCTGGAAGAAAACGAGACTTCTCTCCCTTACCCTGGAGCCAGTATTTTGAAACAATGGAGGATGTAGAAGtggaaaatgaaaacagcaaagaC ACATTCAGACTCTACGGCAGTGGTGCTCACGGACCTGTCCTGCTTCTGCTCCATGGAGGAGGCCACTCCGCCCTCTCCTGGGCCGTGTTCACG GGAGTGATATGTAGCAGAATTAACTGCAGGGTTGTAGCTATGGACCTCAGGGCACATG GAGACACAAAAGTAAAAAACTCAGAAGACCTGTCTGCTGAAACAATGGCAAA GGATGTTGGAAAAGTTGTGGAAGCCCTGTATGGTGAAAACCCACCCCCAATCATGATGATAGGGCACAGCATGGGTGGAGCCATAGCGGTTCACACTGCTGCAGCAAATCACATTCCATCATTGCTTGGGCTTTGTGTGATTGATGTTGTGgaag GTACAGCAATGGATGCCTTGAACAGTATGCAGAATTTTTTGAGAAGTCGACCAAAAACTTTCAAATCAGTGGAGAATGCTATTGAATGGAG tgtgAAAAGTGGACAGATCAGGAACATAGAGTCTGCACGTGTGTCTATGGTTGGACAAGTGAAAAA atGTGAGGAGCCCATGGTTAGTCCTGGTATTTCAAAGAGCATCAGTGAAGGGATtattgaggaagaggaggaagatgaggaaggaAGCGAGTCTAACCACAAACGGAAGAAAGAAGATGACCAGGAG GCAAAGAAGGAGAGTGTGTACACCTGGCGCATTGAGCTGTCAAAGACAGAGAAGTATTGGGACGGCTGGTTCAGGGgcctgtcctctctctttctcagttgCCCTGTGCCAAAGCTGTTGCTGTTGGCTG gTATTGACAGACTGGATAAAGACCTTACCATAGGACAGATGCAGG GAAAGTTCCAGATGCAGGTTCTCCCACAATGTGGCCATGCTGTTCACGAGGATGCTCCTGAAAAA GTAGCTGATGCTTTAGCCACCTTCATGGTCCGGCATAAGTTCACGCAATTTAAGGAAGGTTTTCCCTG A